Proteins encoded in a region of the Prunus persica cultivar Lovell chromosome G4, Prunus_persica_NCBIv2, whole genome shotgun sequence genome:
- the LOC18780661 gene encoding zinc finger CCCH domain-containing protein 56, giving the protein MCGVLEQLSPESPVPLSSQETESVNKPMANPIKVLETEHSSCSLLELAADNDVDGFKQSISEASIVNEIGLWYGRDRASRRMVLEHRTPLMVASKYGSVDVVKLILSLSEADVNCSPCGDKSTALHCAASGGSENAVDTVKVLLLAGADPNAIDANGCCPFDVIVSPLNCSNLKVVLQELLQYDGSACQLDLHVSNVCCRSSSPSLSSSPKNASLPSSIPDSTCNSDDIHVSSAPEKKEYPFDPSFPNIKNSIYSTDEFRMFSFKIRPCSRAYSHDWTECPFVHPGENARRRDPRKFHYSCMPCLDYRKGTCKRGDLCEYAHGVFECWLHPAQYKTRLCKDGMSCLRQVCFFAHKPEEMRPVYVSTGSAMPSPHSATSSAAFMDMAAALNLLPGSPKAVQAMLPSPFSPPISPGNGISDSCMAWPQKNIPSLHLPESNLRASRLRSSLNAKDIPTEEVNLLHNFELQQQQPLHDVSSFSQSYINISSVSRPLHPETLTPSNLNELFSAQVSSPRLTDHLVNSYAFSPSNKPVVRNQLQQQQTILSPIRTNAFSPRTFEQNLLQAPFDFSSPRMMSHKNIEPLSPIGSRVSALAQHEKQKLQQLYSFSARDVGSNIHHELGSNGAVGSPVPSLTKWESANGKLDWSVQTDELGHLTKFRSGEHNVEEPDVSWVQSLVKESPYDVKEVASAPESGTLLSIDCSN; this is encoded by the coding sequence ATGTGTGGTGTCCTGGAGCAGTTAAGTCCTGAGTCTCCAGTTCCATTATCTTCTCAGGAAACTGAGTCTGTGAATAAACCCATGGCTAATCCGATCAAAGTACTTGAAACTGAACATTCTTCCTGCAGTTTGCTAGAGCTTGCGGCCGATAATGATGTGGATGGCTTTAAGCAATCTATTAGTGAGGCTTCTATTgttaatgaaattggactCTGGTATGGTCGTGACAGGGCTTCGAGACGAATGGTTCTTGAGCATAGGACCCCATTAATGGTTGCTTCTAAATATGGTAGTGTTGATGTTGTGAAACTGATTCTTTCTCTTTCAGAGGCAGATGTAAATTGCTCTCCCTGTGGAGATAAGAGCACTGCTCTTCACTGTGCTGCTTCTGGTGGGTCTGAAAATGCTGTTGACACTGTCAAGGTTCTTCTGCTGGCTGGTGCAGATCCCAATGCTATTGATGCCAATGGATGCTGCCCTTTTGATGTTATTGTTTCTCCTCTGAATTGTTCCAATCTGAAGGTTGTGCTTCAAGAGCTCTTACAATATGATGGCTCAGCCTGTCAGCTGGATCTCCATGTTTCAAATGTTTGCTGTAGATCTAGTTCACCATCTCTGTCATCGTCTCCGAAAAATGCTTCCTTGCCATCATCCATCCCTGATTCAACATGTAATTCTGATGATATTCATGTTTCTTCAGCACCTGAGAAGAAAGAATACCCCTTCGATCCTTCGTTTCCCAACATCAAGAATAGTATTTATTCTACGGATGAGTTTCGGATGTTTTCATTCAAGATCCGGCCTTGTTCACGAGCCTATTCACATGATTGGACTGAATGCCCTTTTGTGCATCCTGGAGAGAATGCAAGGAGAAGGGACCCGAGGAAGTTCCACTATAGCTGTATGCCATGCCTGGATTATCGAAAAGGAACATGTAAGCGTGGAGATTTATGTGAATATGCTCATGGGGTTTTTGAGTGCTGGCTACATCCAGCACAATATAAGACTCGACTCTGCAAAGATGGCATGAGTTGCTTGCGCCAGGTTTGCTTCTTTGCCCACAAACCTGAGGAAATGCGACCTGTGTATGTTTCTACTGGATCTGCCATGCCATCTCCTCATTCAGCCACCTCTTCTGCTGCTTTCATGGACATGGCTGCAGCCTTGAACCTCCTACCTGGCTCCCCAAAAGCAGTGCAGGCTATGCTACCTTCTCCCTTTTCTCCACCCATATCTCCTGGTAATGGTATTTCTGACTCTTGCATGGCATGGCCTCAGAAAAATATCCCCAGTTTGCATCTCCCAGAGAGCAATCTTCGAGCAAGCCGTTTGAGATCTTCTCTTAATGCAAAAGATATTCCTACTGAAGAGGTTAACCTGTTGCATAATTTTGAACTGCAACAACAGCAGCCCCTTCATGATGTGTCTTCCTTCTCACAGTCATACATCAATATTTCCTCTGTGAGTCGTCCCCTCCATCCAGAAACCTTGACACCTTCAAATCTAAATGAGCTTTTCTCTGCCCAGGTCTCATCCCCTCGATTGACTGACCATCTTGTGAATTCATACGCTTTCTCCCCGTCAAATAAACCAGTAGTTCGCAATCAACTCCAGCAGCAACAAACAATTTTATCTCCTATCAGAACAAATGCATTTTCCCCAAGGACCTTTGAGCAGAATCTCTTGCAAGCTCCATTTGATTTTTCCTCACCGAGGATGATGTCACATAAAAACATAGAGCCTCTATCTCCAATAGGCTCTAGGGTTTCTGCTCTTGCTCAGCATGAGAAGCAGAAGCTGCAACAGCTTTACAGCTTCAGCGCACGTGATGTTGGATCTAACATCCATCATGAACTTGGATCTAATGGTGCTGTTGGCTCCCCTGTGCCTTCTTTGACCAAATGGGAGTCTGCCAATGGGAAATTAGATTGGTCTGTTCAAACAGATGAACTGGGCCATCTAACCAAATTCCGTTCTGGTGAACATAATGTGGAAGAGCCTGATGTTTCATGGGTTCAATCTCTGGTGAAGGAATCACCATATGACGTAAAGGAAGTAGCATCTGCTCCAGAATCAGGCACACTGCTGTCCATTGATTGTTCTAATTGA
- the LOC109948654 gene encoding uncharacterized protein LOC109948654, whose product MKNFGHTQSNSDHTMFLKRDEGKLTILIVYVDDIIVTGNDAEEQLKLQKYLSQEFEMKDLGDLKYFLGIEVAMSKTGIFLSQRKYVMVLLSEIGMLGCKPADTPIEMNHKLCEDMDQESTNKEQYQRLIGRFIYLAHKRPNIAYAVNVVSQFMHSSSIR is encoded by the coding sequence ATGAAGAATTTTGGACATACACAGAGTAATTCAGATCACACTATGTTCTTGAAGCGTGATGAAGGAAAACTTACtatattgattgtttatgtaGATGATATAATCGTAACTGGAAACGACGCAGAAGAGCAACTGAAGTTGCAAAAGTATTTGTCtcaggaatttgagatgaaagattTAGGTGATTTGAAGTACTTTCTTGGAATCGAAGTAGCAATGTCAAAAACTGGTATATTTTTGTCTCAAAGGAAGTATGTAATGGTTCTACTCTCTGAAATAGGAATGCTTGGATGTAAGCCTGCTGACACACCTATTGAGATGAATCACAAATTGTGTGAAGACATGGACCAAGAATCAACCAATAAGGAACAGTACCAACGCCTTATTGGAAGGTTTATATACCTGGCACACAAAAGACCAAATATTGCATACGCTGTGAATGTGgttagtcagtttatgcattcgTCCAGCATCAGATAG
- the LOC109948655 gene encoding uncharacterized protein LOC109948655 translates to MRSILLTRLLGLMLISPPPKDILIGKTIGCGTRRGKLYYLDWAPDSAVKLADISVPNSVTEALEDPKWKEAMNEEMRALQKNVTWELVPLSHRKKTVVCMWIYTVKLKADGSIERYKVRLVAIGYTQIHGIDYEKTFAPVAKINTIKVLWSLAINLD, encoded by the exons atgcGGTCAATCCTGCTGACCCGGCTACTCGGACTCATGCTTATATCGCCACCACCAAAG GACATCCTCATAGGAAAGACAATTGGTTGTGGTACTCGGCGGGGCAAACTCTACTACTTGGACTGGGCACCGGATAGTGCGGTCAAG TTGGCTGACATATCTGTCCCCAATAGTGTAACTGAAGCACTAGAAGacccaaaatggaaagaagctatgaatgaagaaatgcgaGCTCTCCAAAAGAATGTCACATGGGAACTTGTGCCCTTATCTCATAGAAAGAAGACAGTAGTATGCATGTGGATTTATACTGTAAAACTCAAAGCAGATGGATCcattgaaagatataaagtTAGATTGGTGGCGATTGGGTACACACAGATACATGGGATAGACTACGAGAAGACCTTTGCCCCAGTAGCCAAGATTAACACTATTAAAGTCTTATGGTCTCTAGCAATAAATCTCGATTAG